One part of the Thermococcus radiotolerans genome encodes these proteins:
- a CDS encoding phosphoenolpyruvate carboxykinase (GTP), which produces MNALERLERLLDKEQFEKIRAINNPELHEFLAEWIEWLEPDKVFVCTDSEEDEHYVRWKALYYGEEKLLETPNHTVHYDNYYDQARDKTNTKLLVPGGKEIPFLNTKDRDEGLKEIRELMKGVMRGKELFVCFFVLGPKNSVFTIPAVQLTDSAYVAHSEFILYRKGYEEFKRLGRQARFFRFVHSAGELDERKTSKNLDKRRIYIDLVGETVYSVNTQYGGNTIGLKKLAFRLTIQKAVKEGWLSEHMFLMRVNGPNGRKTYFTGAYPSMCGKTSTAMISWENIVGDDLTFIMPFNGVARGANVEKGVFGIIQGVNPEDDPIIWKVLHSPVEIIFSNVLIKDGKPYWNEMGVEIPNEGENHSGKWWCGKKDKEGNEIPPSHKNARFTVSLEHFPNVDLEALEAPCGVEVGGMIFGGRDKDTWPPVREAFDWKHGVVTMGAALESETTAATLGKEGVRAFNPMAILDFMSVPLGDYIRNYLEFEKKLRKAPKIFAVNYFLRDENGNWLNHKLDKAVWLKWMELRVHGDVDAIETPIGYIPKYEDLARLFREVLDKEYTREAYEKQFTVRVPELLAKIERIEKIYREQVREVPEELFQVLEEERKRLLEARERYGDYISPFVLEGE; this is translated from the coding sequence ATGAACGCCTTGGAGAGGCTCGAAAGACTCCTCGACAAAGAGCAGTTTGAAAAAATCAGGGCGATAAACAATCCCGAACTCCACGAGTTTTTGGCGGAATGGATCGAATGGCTTGAGCCGGATAAGGTTTTCGTTTGCACCGATAGTGAAGAGGACGAGCACTACGTCCGCTGGAAGGCCCTCTATTACGGGGAGGAGAAGCTCCTCGAAACGCCGAACCACACCGTCCACTACGACAACTACTACGACCAGGCCAGGGACAAGACCAACACCAAGCTCCTCGTTCCCGGCGGTAAGGAGATTCCCTTCCTCAACACCAAGGACAGGGACGAGGGCCTGAAGGAGATACGTGAGCTCATGAAGGGCGTTATGCGCGGTAAGGAGCTCTTCGTGTGCTTCTTCGTCCTTGGGCCAAAGAACTCGGTTTTCACGATTCCAGCCGTTCAGCTCACCGATTCGGCCTACGTTGCCCACTCCGAGTTCATTCTTTACAGGAAAGGCTATGAGGAGTTCAAACGCCTCGGAAGGCAGGCCAGATTCTTCCGCTTCGTCCACTCAGCCGGCGAGCTCGACGAAAGGAAGACCAGCAAGAACCTCGATAAGAGGCGCATCTACATAGACCTCGTTGGTGAGACGGTTTACTCCGTTAACACCCAGTACGGAGGGAACACCATAGGCCTCAAGAAGCTCGCCTTCAGGCTTACAATTCAGAAGGCCGTTAAGGAGGGCTGGCTCAGCGAGCACATGTTCCTGATGCGCGTCAACGGCCCCAACGGAAGGAAGACCTACTTCACGGGAGCATACCCGAGCATGTGCGGGAAGACATCCACAGCTATGATAAGCTGGGAGAACATCGTCGGCGACGATCTGACCTTCATAATGCCCTTCAACGGCGTTGCTCGGGGAGCCAACGTCGAGAAGGGAGTCTTCGGTATAATTCAGGGTGTAAACCCGGAGGACGACCCAATAATATGGAAGGTTCTTCACTCGCCGGTCGAGATAATCTTCTCCAACGTTCTCATCAAGGACGGGAAGCCCTACTGGAACGAGATGGGCGTTGAGATTCCGAACGAGGGTGAGAACCACAGCGGAAAATGGTGGTGCGGGAAGAAAGACAAGGAAGGAAACGAGATACCTCCGAGCCACAAGAACGCGCGCTTTACAGTCAGCCTTGAGCACTTCCCGAACGTTGACCTGGAGGCCCTCGAAGCCCCGTGCGGTGTGGAAGTCGGCGGAATGATATTCGGCGGCCGCGACAAGGACACCTGGCCCCCGGTGAGAGAAGCTTTCGACTGGAAGCACGGAGTCGTTACGATGGGCGCCGCCCTTGAGAGCGAAACCACAGCGGCAACCCTCGGCAAGGAGGGCGTCCGTGCCTTTAACCCGATGGCCATCCTGGACTTCATGAGCGTTCCGCTGGGGGACTACATCAGAAACTACCTTGAGTTCGAGAAGAAGCTGAGGAAGGCCCCGAAGATATTTGCGGTGAACTACTTCCTCCGCGACGAAAACGGCAACTGGCTCAACCACAAGCTCGACAAGGCGGTCTGGCTCAAGTGGATGGAGCTTCGCGTTCACGGCGACGTTGACGCCATCGAGACGCCGATAGGCTACATTCCGAAGTACGAGGATTTGGCGAGGCTATTCAGAGAGGTTCTGGACAAGGAGTACACCAGGGAGGCCTACGAGAAGCAGTTCACGGTAAGGGTTCCGGAACTGCTAGCGAAGATTGAGCGCATCGAGAAGATCTACCGCGAGCAGGTTAGGGAGGTTCCGGAGGAGCTCTTCCAGGTTCTTGAGGAGGAGCGTAAGAGGCTCCTTGAGGCCAGGGAGAGGTACGGTGACTACATCAGCCCCTTCGTCCTCGAAGGGGAGTGA
- a CDS encoding sugar phosphate nucleotidyltransferase, with product MKAVILAGGRGTRLLPLTVYRPKPMIPFFNRPLMEYTVQSLVKAGVDEVYVLVGYLKERIMDYFGDGSQWGIQIHYSNRDNVKLGTAGATKKVVKEMDDAFFVVSSDVLTNLNLGALYDYHVQKKALATIALSRVEDPTQYGIAIINEDGRILRFKEKPKPEEAFSNLVNAGIYVFEPEAFDLVPKGKNFDFSKDLFPRMLENDLALYGFPFNEYWNDVGRPSSYLQATEDVFLGRLVLPGLRTESLKGNLEYGGALITGRRCVLRRPEVRGFAVLGDDVEIGRNVKIERSVIFSGAIIEEGAEIKEAIIGENVHVGKGVVIQPGSVIGDNTLIEDFSKIGSNVKIWVESRIGKESIILPD from the coding sequence ATGAAGGCAGTGATTTTGGCCGGGGGCAGGGGGACACGGCTGCTACCGCTGACCGTCTACAGGCCGAAGCCCATGATACCCTTCTTCAACAGGCCTCTGATGGAGTACACCGTCCAGAGTCTCGTGAAGGCGGGAGTTGATGAGGTTTACGTTTTGGTTGGGTACCTCAAGGAGCGCATAATGGACTACTTCGGCGACGGCAGCCAGTGGGGAATCCAGATACACTACTCCAACAGGGACAACGTGAAGCTCGGAACTGCCGGTGCCACCAAGAAGGTGGTTAAGGAGATGGACGATGCCTTCTTCGTCGTTTCGAGCGACGTGCTCACGAACCTGAACCTGGGGGCGTTGTACGATTATCACGTTCAAAAAAAGGCCCTCGCAACGATAGCCCTCTCACGGGTTGAAGACCCGACCCAGTACGGCATAGCGATAATAAACGAGGATGGACGGATACTCCGCTTCAAGGAGAAGCCAAAGCCGGAGGAGGCCTTCAGCAACCTCGTCAACGCCGGCATCTACGTCTTCGAGCCGGAGGCGTTTGACCTCGTCCCCAAGGGTAAGAACTTCGATTTCTCCAAGGATCTGTTCCCCAGGATGCTTGAGAACGACCTGGCCCTCTACGGATTCCCGTTCAACGAGTACTGGAACGACGTCGGCAGGCCGTCGAGCTACCTCCAGGCTACTGAGGACGTCTTCCTTGGCAGACTGGTTCTGCCGGGCCTGAGAACCGAGAGCCTCAAGGGAAACCTGGAGTACGGGGGCGCCCTGATAACCGGCAGGCGCTGCGTCCTGAGGCGGCCGGAGGTCAGGGGCTTCGCTGTGCTCGGAGACGACGTGGAGATAGGCAGAAACGTTAAAATAGAGCGTTCGGTGATATTTTCAGGGGCAATCATAGAGGAGGGCGCCGAGATTAAGGAGGCGATAATAGGGGAGAACGTCCACGTGGGCAAGGGCGTTGTTATACAGCCCGGCAGCGTTATCGGTGACAACACGCTCATAGAGGACTTCAGCAAGATAGGCTCCAACGTTAAGATTTGGGTGGAGTCTAGGATCGGTAAGGAGAGTATAATACTCCCGGATTGA
- a CDS encoding phosphohexomutase domain-containing protein has translation MEVYYSQRFNPEELALLGRAIGTISHGTIIVGRDGRAISRYGKRAMVVGIVSTGSTIMDVRLIPLIALKDFAHRKGLPLAYVYYYGGVRVYVSGIDSDEIGAIMESKSFIEAQPNDIGATVYYPNALDDFLHEVFKYYNFRVEAKALVDAMNTPAVLFFPRMSDHFGFEVELINDMMTSYLPPKPKEVFMHKLQKGDYDFGLRFRPEGIVEFYKDGEEFEFGSMWKLLDHMKKNL, from the coding sequence GTGGAAGTGTACTACTCCCAGAGGTTCAACCCTGAGGAGCTCGCCCTTCTTGGAAGGGCCATAGGAACGATATCCCACGGCACGATAATAGTCGGAAGGGACGGCAGGGCGATATCCAGATACGGGAAGCGAGCGATGGTGGTCGGAATCGTCAGCACCGGTTCCACCATAATGGACGTCCGTCTGATTCCGCTGATAGCCCTGAAGGACTTTGCCCATAGAAAGGGGCTTCCGCTGGCGTACGTCTACTACTACGGCGGTGTTCGCGTCTACGTGAGCGGTATTGACAGCGACGAGATAGGGGCGATAATGGAGAGCAAGAGCTTCATCGAGGCTCAGCCCAACGATATCGGGGCGACCGTGTACTATCCCAACGCCCTGGATGACTTCCTCCACGAGGTCTTCAAGTACTACAACTTCCGCGTTGAGGCCAAGGCCCTCGTTGACGCCATGAACACGCCGGCGGTGCTGTTCTTCCCACGCATGAGCGACCACTTCGGCTTCGAGGTCGAGCTGATAAACGACATGATGACGAGTTATCTCCCGCCGAAGCCCAAGGAAGTCTTTATGCACAAACTCCAGAAGGGAGACTACGACTTTGGACTGCGCTTTAGGCCCGAGGGCATCGTTGAGTTCTACAAGGACGGGGAGGAGTTCGAGTTCGGAAGCATGTGGAAGCTCTTGGACCACATGAAGAAGAACCTTTGA
- the tmk gene encoding dTMP kinase — translation MGAFIVMEGIDGAGKSTQARLLAEWFEEKGYEVVLTKEPTDTAFGKLIRKLVLTGGREGIIDGARISHEAEALLFAADRAEHVSKLIKPAVEAGKVVISDRYFYSSLAYQWARGLDLEWLIDLNRFAIRPDLVILLDLPVKESMKRINGRSIKTEFDKIAELQKKVRENYLKLAERFPEMRIVNALASVEDIHNDIVALVEHELFKK, via the coding sequence GTGGGAGCATTCATAGTCATGGAAGGCATCGATGGCGCCGGTAAATCAACCCAGGCAAGGCTTCTGGCGGAGTGGTTTGAGGAAAAAGGCTACGAAGTCGTTCTCACAAAGGAGCCAACGGATACCGCCTTTGGAAAGCTGATAAGGAAACTGGTTCTCACCGGAGGACGTGAGGGTATAATCGATGGCGCCAGAATAAGCCACGAGGCCGAGGCGCTTCTCTTCGCCGCCGACAGGGCGGAGCACGTCAGCAAGCTGATAAAACCGGCCGTCGAAGCTGGAAAGGTCGTAATCTCGGACCGCTACTTCTACTCTTCCCTAGCCTACCAGTGGGCAAGGGGATTGGACCTTGAGTGGCTGATCGACCTGAACCGCTTCGCGATACGGCCCGACCTTGTGATTCTCCTCGATCTGCCCGTCAAGGAGAGCATGAAGCGCATAAACGGGCGGAGCATAAAGACGGAGTTCGATAAAATAGCGGAGCTCCAGAAGAAGGTGCGCGAGAACTACCTAAAGTTAGCCGAGCGCTTCCCCGAGATGAGGATAGTTAACGCCCTGGCCAGCGTGGAGGACATCCACAACGATATAGTCGCGCTGGTTGAGCACGAACTCTTCAAGAAGTGA
- a CDS encoding ABC transporter ATP-binding protein: protein MRALEIRGLKKSYGDFLALKGIDLTVEEGEVFALLGPNGAGKTTLIRILAEGLGYDSGEIVVFGEPLSKRTARLIGYAPQASVAYDLLTVEENLRFYADLYDAPRERVKKLILEFSLPAKKKARELSGGFKRRLNLAIALLYEPRLLILDEPSAGLDVPSRRELWSLIMRLRKEGRTVLLATHYMEEAEALADRVAIMNEGRVIAVGTPDELKSLAGEGSVIHVEGILKGTELVRKEFPRTIEREGTLRIGVEEAKTALPRVVELLVEAGSEIRTIRVEEPTLEDVFLKLTGRGLE from the coding sequence ATGAGAGCCCTTGAGATTAGGGGACTGAAGAAGAGTTACGGGGACTTTTTGGCATTGAAGGGAATAGACCTCACGGTCGAGGAGGGCGAGGTTTTCGCGCTCCTGGGGCCGAACGGGGCCGGAAAGACGACGCTCATAAGGATTCTGGCCGAGGGGCTGGGCTACGACTCCGGTGAGATAGTGGTCTTCGGTGAGCCTCTCTCAAAGAGGACCGCCAGACTGATCGGCTACGCGCCCCAGGCGAGTGTGGCCTACGACCTCTTAACCGTGGAGGAGAACCTGCGCTTTTACGCCGACCTCTACGATGCACCGAGAGAACGGGTGAAGAAGCTCATTTTGGAGTTCTCCCTGCCCGCGAAGAAGAAAGCCAGGGAGCTGAGCGGCGGCTTTAAGAGACGCCTCAATCTGGCGATAGCACTCCTCTACGAGCCGAGACTCCTAATCCTCGACGAACCTTCCGCCGGACTCGATGTGCCGTCGAGGAGGGAGCTCTGGAGCCTGATCATGAGACTCCGCAAGGAGGGGCGGACGGTACTCCTGGCGACCCACTACATGGAGGAGGCGGAGGCATTAGCGGACAGGGTGGCGATAATGAACGAGGGAAGGGTGATAGCCGTCGGGACCCCGGACGAGCTGAAGTCGCTGGCGGGGGAGGGAAGCGTGATACACGTCGAAGGCATTTTGAAGGGCACTGAACTCGTGAGAAAGGAGTTCCCGAGGACGATAGAGCGCGAGGGGACGCTCAGGATTGGCGTGGAGGAAGCAAAGACCGCCCTGCCGAGGGTCGTCGAACTGCTCGTTGAAGCGGGAAGCGAGATAAGGACGATAAGGGTTGAAGAGCCGACCCTCGAGGACGTTTTCCTGAAGCTCACGGGGAGGGGGTTGGAATGA
- a CDS encoding ABC transporter permease: MKARAIKAIIGKDLRETRRERMALFWIFVFPLMWITLLGGIWGGHNPPITVDVGVVYFNESAPFTAADIVNVMENVTMEGVHVFKVRRYPHESAGVDAVRTGRIDVLLVFPRGFGENVSSGLQAEVYAYFDRSDPQNYQIVSGVIKGFFSEFEKEMTERRLNITLSYMENYVPADAMGNFTVADLERYMLGLTNPLELEEREVKGEAPSAIQFYVTSFIGIQFLFATMLMIGSGTLEEIEHGTLRRIAASPATAWDFLIGKMLSTFIVITVSIVIGIVYAKLVFGETVFPSALGWLIIFLAAVFSMSLGLAIAMGTRSIKATNAIVNLISMPLLFLAGIVIPASILPEWAKPIANYFPLGTALKSLRLLELYHRPTSEVLPDVVWVAVSAFGMLLIAILLYNWAVKRLE, encoded by the coding sequence ATGAAGGCCAGAGCCATCAAGGCCATAATCGGCAAGGACTTGAGGGAGACGAGAAGGGAGAGGATGGCGCTCTTCTGGATATTTGTCTTTCCGCTCATGTGGATCACCCTGCTAGGGGGAATATGGGGCGGCCACAACCCACCGATAACCGTCGACGTCGGCGTCGTCTACTTCAACGAGAGTGCCCCCTTCACCGCGGCGGACATCGTTAACGTGATGGAAAACGTGACGATGGAGGGTGTCCACGTTTTTAAGGTCAGGAGGTACCCCCACGAGAGCGCTGGGGTAGATGCCGTCAGAACCGGAAGAATCGATGTTCTCCTGGTCTTTCCAAGGGGCTTCGGAGAGAACGTTTCGAGCGGTCTGCAGGCAGAGGTCTACGCCTACTTCGACAGGAGCGACCCCCAGAACTACCAGATAGTGAGCGGCGTCATCAAGGGCTTCTTCTCCGAGTTTGAGAAGGAGATGACCGAAAGGCGCTTGAACATCACCCTTAGCTACATGGAGAACTACGTTCCAGCGGATGCAATGGGGAACTTCACGGTGGCTGACCTCGAAAGGTATATGCTCGGACTCACGAATCCACTCGAGCTGGAGGAGAGGGAAGTGAAGGGAGAAGCACCCTCCGCTATTCAGTTCTACGTCACGAGCTTCATCGGGATTCAGTTCCTCTTCGCCACGATGCTCATGATAGGCTCCGGGACTCTTGAGGAGATAGAGCACGGAACGCTGAGGCGCATAGCGGCCTCGCCTGCAACTGCCTGGGACTTCCTAATTGGAAAGATGCTCTCGACCTTCATCGTCATAACCGTGAGCATAGTCATTGGAATAGTTTACGCAAAGCTGGTCTTCGGGGAGACCGTCTTTCCAAGCGCCCTCGGCTGGCTCATAATATTCCTCGCGGCGGTCTTCTCAATGAGCCTCGGGCTGGCGATAGCCATGGGCACGAGGAGCATAAAAGCAACGAACGCGATAGTCAACCTCATCTCGATGCCCCTGCTTTTCCTAGCCGGCATCGTCATCCCGGCGAGCATACTGCCGGAGTGGGCGAAGCCCATAGCGAACTACTTCCCACTCGGAACTGCGCTGAAGAGCCTCCGCCTGCTGGAGCTCTACCACAGGCCGACAAGCGAAGTCCTGCCCGACGTTGTCTGGGTCGCCGTGAGCGCCTTTGGAATGCTCCTGATAGCGATACTCCTCTACAACTGGGCGGTGAAGAGGCTTGAATGA
- a CDS encoding alpha/beta hydrolase has product MTWVGIFIIVLLVFLAFSAFVAYKMITPPRLLGDWTPKDLGFDYEEVTFETEDGLKLRGWWVDNGSDKTVLPLHGYTASRWEKLYMRPTIEFLLREGYNVLAFDFRAHGKSEGKYTTVGDRELLDARAAIAWLRENHPERAQRIGLVGFSMGAIVTIRSLAEVEGICCGVADSPPMYLDRAGARGLRYFAKLPEWLHLFVRPLTKLFSGGKEVHPIEYAERVRKPLLLIAGEKDPLVMVDEVREFYEKNREINPDVELWVTDAPHVRTIKLHPEEWKGKVGEFLGKWMG; this is encoded by the coding sequence ATGACCTGGGTTGGCATTTTTATCATTGTTCTCCTTGTTTTTCTTGCCTTTTCGGCCTTCGTTGCCTACAAGATGATAACGCCGCCCCGTCTCCTCGGGGATTGGACCCCAAAGGACCTCGGCTTCGATTATGAAGAGGTTACCTTCGAAACGGAGGACGGCCTGAAGCTGAGGGGCTGGTGGGTGGACAACGGAAGCGATAAGACCGTTCTCCCGCTCCACGGCTACACCGCGAGCAGGTGGGAGAAGCTGTACATGAGACCGACGATAGAGTTCCTCCTCAGAGAGGGCTACAACGTTCTGGCCTTTGACTTCCGGGCCCACGGAAAGAGCGAAGGAAAGTACACAACGGTCGGCGACAGGGAGCTGCTCGATGCCAGGGCGGCCATAGCGTGGCTGAGGGAGAACCACCCCGAACGCGCCCAGAGGATAGGGCTTGTAGGTTTCTCCATGGGTGCCATAGTCACGATACGCTCCCTCGCCGAGGTCGAGGGAATCTGCTGCGGCGTTGCCGACAGTCCGCCCATGTACCTCGACAGAGCTGGTGCCAGGGGACTCAGATACTTTGCAAAGCTCCCCGAGTGGCTCCACCTCTTCGTCAGGCCGCTCACGAAGCTCTTCAGCGGTGGGAAAGAGGTCCATCCCATAGAGTACGCCGAGAGGGTCAGAAAACCCCTCCTTCTCATAGCGGGGGAGAAAGACCCGCTGGTGATGGTCGACGAGGTCAGGGAGTTCTACGAGAAAAACAGGGAGATAAACCCGGACGTTGAGCTCTGGGTTACCGATGCCCCCCACGTGAGGACGATAAAGCTCCACCCGGAGGAATGGAAAGGGAAAGTGGGGGAGTTCCTCGGGAAGTGGATGGGTTAG
- a CDS encoding MFS transporter, translating into MKGKGFKWGTVLGLALLGFSRSTGWALNKGLSFPLLSSYTGSAFIKGTILAVEGFIGLFVPVLLGYYSDTLKSKHGRRRPFIMTGGVLAGIAALMIYGSYVMEAPLWGFALVLGFFYLSMHLYTAQYRALMPDTIESGHRGKASGVITLLEWAGNLFLFGLAGFLIAKAVAETGESEGIKALAQTTYLKVPFLVTAAFLVGAALFVYFIVKEPEAPEIMEDESLWDYLKSIVENRDFLKFYAAQTLWWMSFEFIAIFLYGILAYILYGSASEENIKAVTSLGLYLMALFNVTVLLGALPGGIIYDRLGRRLSIVLGGVIFALPQLWGWFVTSRTEIVIALGLAGVGWGILMAASYPVIGDLLTRFEKEAFTGRYYGFFEATRALPLLLAGVLGGAIVDLTGENYRVLFPIGALMVLLAMPMIWRMRNLDVTAEG; encoded by the coding sequence ATGAAGGGGAAGGGATTCAAATGGGGCACCGTTCTGGGCCTTGCCCTGCTCGGGTTCAGCAGGAGCACCGGCTGGGCTCTCAACAAAGGTCTGTCTTTCCCTCTGCTCTCCAGTTACACCGGTTCGGCCTTCATTAAGGGAACGATTTTGGCCGTTGAGGGTTTCATCGGTCTGTTCGTCCCGGTTCTCCTCGGCTATTACAGCGATACGCTTAAATCAAAGCACGGACGGAGAAGGCCATTCATAATGACCGGCGGAGTTCTCGCCGGCATCGCGGCGCTCATGATATACGGTTCCTACGTCATGGAGGCACCCCTGTGGGGCTTTGCGCTGGTTCTGGGATTCTTCTACCTCTCGATGCACCTCTACACCGCCCAGTACCGCGCCCTGATGCCCGACACGATTGAGAGCGGTCACCGCGGAAAGGCCAGCGGCGTTATAACACTCCTCGAATGGGCCGGCAACCTCTTCCTCTTCGGTCTGGCGGGGTTCCTGATAGCGAAGGCCGTGGCCGAGACCGGGGAGAGCGAGGGAATAAAGGCACTGGCCCAGACGACCTACCTCAAGGTTCCGTTCCTCGTAACCGCGGCGTTCCTGGTAGGTGCGGCGCTCTTCGTGTACTTCATTGTCAAGGAGCCCGAAGCGCCGGAGATCATGGAGGATGAGAGCCTCTGGGACTATCTCAAAAGCATCGTCGAGAACCGCGATTTTCTCAAGTTCTACGCCGCTCAAACACTCTGGTGGATGAGCTTTGAGTTCATAGCCATCTTCCTCTACGGCATACTCGCCTACATACTGTACGGCTCGGCGAGCGAGGAGAACATAAAGGCGGTGACCTCCCTGGGCCTCTACCTGATGGCCCTCTTCAACGTTACGGTTCTCCTGGGGGCACTGCCCGGGGGAATAATCTACGACAGGCTCGGGAGGCGCCTCAGCATAGTCCTCGGCGGCGTTATCTTTGCCCTGCCCCAGCTGTGGGGGTGGTTCGTGACGAGCAGAACCGAGATAGTGATCGCCCTCGGGCTGGCGGGTGTGGGATGGGGAATTCTGATGGCGGCCTCGTACCCGGTAATCGGCGACCTGCTGACCCGCTTCGAAAAGGAGGCCTTCACCGGCAGGTACTACGGCTTCTTCGAGGCCACCCGCGCCCTGCCGCTTCTCCTCGCGGGAGTCCTGGGTGGCGCTATAGTTGATCTGACCGGGGAGAACTACAGGGTTCTCTTCCCCATCGGGGCCCTGATGGTTCTCCTCGCGATGCCCATGATATGGCGCATGCGGAACCTGGACGTGACCGCGGAGGGTTGA
- a CDS encoding SLC45 family MFS transporter: MVEFKYSRIFLLGFGFFGISIIWALYNAYVPIFLQDTFHLSKTVTGFIMTIDNLFAVLLLPFLGALSDMTRTRLGRRKPYILLGAPSAAIMFALIPISRMYESLALFMGTIIFMNFFMALFRSPVVAFMPDITPSEKRSQANGIINFMGGLGALLAYFGGKALYDMNYAYPFYLGAAIMLLANLLVVLFVPEPEEYRVPGKKLNIRKLLAETSHKSFGELKDNLKDVFASHERSLLAILLAIFLWFIAFNSLETFFTSYAKYYLGIEESTGAFMLGLFSLSFMIFAIPAGFIGARLGRRRTITLGLIIIIGILVGAYLVGEGQKPESSSLSDPVVMTFMGLFFVGGMGWAMVNVNSLPMVVDMTTEEKLGGYTGLYYFFSQAANLVAPPLAGAFLDLIGYRTLIPFSIAFFILAAIAMQFVRRGDIVRRKGEALDYVPDMD; this comes from the coding sequence ATGGTAGAGTTCAAGTACAGCAGGATATTCCTCCTCGGTTTTGGCTTTTTTGGAATAAGCATAATATGGGCGCTGTACAACGCCTACGTGCCGATATTCCTGCAGGACACCTTCCACCTCAGCAAGACGGTGACCGGCTTCATAATGACCATCGACAACCTGTTCGCGGTCCTGCTGCTCCCGTTCCTAGGCGCACTGAGCGATATGACGCGGACGAGGCTGGGGCGTAGGAAGCCCTACATCCTCCTGGGTGCCCCCTCTGCAGCGATAATGTTTGCGCTCATACCGATTTCGAGGATGTATGAAAGCCTCGCCCTCTTCATGGGAACAATAATCTTCATGAACTTCTTCATGGCACTGTTCCGCTCCCCGGTCGTTGCCTTTATGCCCGACATAACCCCAAGCGAAAAGCGCTCCCAGGCCAACGGGATAATTAACTTCATGGGTGGCCTTGGAGCCCTGCTGGCCTACTTCGGCGGCAAGGCCCTCTACGACATGAACTACGCCTACCCGTTCTACCTCGGCGCCGCCATAATGCTCCTGGCCAACCTTCTTGTCGTTCTCTTCGTCCCCGAGCCGGAAGAGTACCGCGTCCCGGGAAAGAAGCTCAACATACGGAAGCTCCTCGCCGAAACCTCCCACAAGAGCTTCGGCGAGCTCAAGGATAACCTCAAGGACGTCTTCGCCAGCCACGAGAGGAGCCTGCTCGCGATTCTCCTTGCTATATTCCTCTGGTTCATCGCCTTCAACTCCCTAGAGACTTTCTTCACTAGCTACGCCAAGTACTACCTCGGCATCGAGGAGAGCACGGGAGCATTTATGCTCGGGCTGTTCTCCCTGAGCTTCATGATATTCGCGATTCCCGCGGGCTTCATAGGTGCCAGGCTGGGCAGGAGGAGAACCATAACCCTCGGCCTTATAATAATCATAGGAATATTAGTGGGAGCGTACCTCGTCGGCGAGGGTCAGAAACCGGAATCCAGCTCCCTCTCGGACCCTGTAGTCATGACGTTCATGGGGCTGTTCTTCGTAGGCGGCATGGGCTGGGCGATGGTCAACGTGAACTCCCTGCCGATGGTCGTTGACATGACGACCGAGGAGAAGCTCGGCGGCTACACGGGACTCTACTACTTCTTCAGCCAAGCGGCAAACCTCGTCGCGCCCCCGCTGGCCGGAGCATTCCTTGACCTCATCGGCTACAGGACGCTGATACCGTTCTCAATAGCCTTCTTCATCCTGGCGGCCATAGCGATGCAGTTCGTCAGGCGTGGAGACATCGTCCGGCGTAAGGGAGAAGCACTGGACTACGTTCCGGACATGGACTGA
- a CDS encoding glycerophosphodiester phosphodiesterase family protein, producing the protein MKQPKVLGHRGFRGRLENTLPAFRRALKYADGIEFDIRLTSDGKLVVHHDDSFYADGSRYRLRALSLRELWKLHPLGRLVPTVEEVLRSFPNVFLNADVKEIEAVEGILKLVEEHRALENTVFSSENPEIVKTILRECPECRVGLSIVGYSSVPWIPRLGGMSSIHVPIDAVSYIGYRPLVVLLRTLRRRGLKVYIWNYRMNELAWVPRLLPLADAVISDDPARLRKGFYVRDLSEGGDGDVGTR; encoded by the coding sequence ATGAAGCAACCGAAGGTCTTGGGGCACAGGGGGTTCAGGGGAAGGCTCGAAAACACCCTCCCAGCATTCAGGAGGGCGCTCAAATACGCCGATGGAATAGAGTTCGACATCAGGTTAACCAGTGATGGAAAGCTGGTGGTACACCACGACGACTCCTTCTACGCGGACGGCTCGCGGTACAGGCTAAGGGCACTGAGCCTGAGGGAGCTGTGGAAGCTGCACCCCCTCGGAAGGCTGGTTCCAACTGTCGAGGAGGTTCTCCGCTCATTTCCGAATGTCTTCCTAAACGCCGACGTCAAGGAGATTGAAGCCGTTGAGGGAATCCTAAAACTCGTTGAAGAGCATAGAGCCCTTGAAAACACGGTGTTCTCCTCCGAGAATCCAGAGATAGTGAAGACCATCCTGAGGGAATGTCCAGAATGCAGGGTAGGACTCTCGATAGTCGGGTATTCCTCGGTTCCCTGGATACCGCGCCTCGGAGGCATGAGCTCAATCCACGTTCCGATAGACGCGGTCTCATACATCGGCTATCGACCGTTGGTGGTCCTCCTACGAACCCTCAGGAGGCGCGGACTGAAGGTCTACATCTGGAACTACAGGATGAACGAGCTGGCCTGGGTTCCCAGGCTCCTGCCCCTGGCTGATGCGGTTATCTCCGATGATCCCGCGAGGCTGAGGAAAGGTTTTTACGTCAGAGACCTATCGGAAGGAGGCGATGGAGATGTGGGAACGCGATAG